The sequence below is a genomic window from Clostridium sp. BJN0001.
CATTATTTTTACAATTAGTAGATGTCTGTACCCTTTCATCATAACTTATTCCTCCAAGCTCTTCGCCAACCTTAAGCTCTTCAATCTTTAATTTCATGTCATCTATTTCAATTTCTCTTAATCTATATAATGCTAATTCTCTTTTTACTCTTTCACTCATTAAAATCACCTATCCTTTTCTTTTTATGATATAATTTAGATAGGTTGAGAATTTATTACCAGTTTATTCTCTATTATGTAAGGTGTTCGTGAGGAACACCTTTTTATTTTTAATAAAATTTCTTTTTAGTATGACGAATTAATATGTGTAACCATTTGATATAAAGTCAATTTCATCTTTCACATGATCCACACTTATTACATCTTCAAAATCTTCTACTACTTCTCCCGCAATCAATATCTTTGTATCTGAACCACTTTCTTTTTTAACTGCTTCTAAATAGTCAATTAATTCTTGTATAGTCTTACTCATTTTTTCAAAATGTTCTTTTAGTGTTTCTTTAGATATTTCTAGCCATTCACCATTATCATTAGTTAATCTGATTTCTCCACCAATAAATCTGTCTTCATTATTTTCTATATTCCAAATAGAATTGTCTTCAACAGTAAAATATTCATTTTCTATAGTAAATCCATTATCATCACATTTTTCTAATGCAAATCCTTTAATACATTTTGCTTTCATTGCTCTACCTTTCTTTCCATAAGTCCTAAAACTGTTGTCATTGCATTTATAGCAGTTTCAAAATGTTCTCCAAGTTCTTTTGCATCTTCTTTTCCTTGTCCATCTAAATTCACCAATAAACATTGTTTTTTTAAGGCTGGTTTTAACTGTGAAAGACCAGCTATTGAACTTTCTAAGCTTTCCTTATCTAACTTTAATACTTTATATTTTTCCATCTTTCTACACCCCTTCTACATATCATGCATTTTCTTAGTATTGCGAATTACTCTATAACTTCATTCCATAGATTTTTTATATAATTATACCTATCTTTAAGCCATGATTTAACTTCTGTATTCAATGTAATTTGATCGATATTATAAATGTGTAAATGAGTATATACCCCTTTTCTTTGAAGCATCATACATAATTCAAGATAATATTTATCATTTTTTTGTTTATGAATATCATATCTAAAAACATAATTGTATCTATCATCAAACCCCTTTGATGTAAAGCCTACATGAATCTTTTTAAATGCTTCCCAAGAACTATATTGCCCAGTACATTTACTATCATAGAAATTACCCACAATGCAATTTTGATAATCATGCTTTGTTTCTTTTAACATTAATATCGTTCCACCTCATTTCTACCATTTTTAAAGCTTCGTTATAAGCTTCTATTCTGCCCTTAAATTTTCAACATACCAACTACCAAACACTTCCTTTGGTTCTATATAATTAGCATTAATCCAATTTTTAAATGTTATATTCCAATACTTTAACTTATGTTTTTTGTCTTTGTATGTTATTGCATTTGGACACCCTTTAAGAATTACTGTATCTCCAACTTTAGGTAATCGCTTATTTCCCATATTTGCTCCTTCTTTCATCTTTTAATAATCTTATTCCTCTAACAGAATAGCCTTTTACTATTCCAGTCTTTCTTAGTTCTTTCAGTTTCTCAATTACACTTCCTTCTGAACGCTCTAGTGCAAATGACATCTCTTCCATGCTTACTTTATTTCCCCAATTTGCTAAATACTCTGTATCTTCCTCACTCCAATAAGTACCTTGTTTAGAATGAAATTCTTTATTATATTTCATTCTCCCGCTGCTATCATACTCAATCATTTTTATCCCATCCTAATAGCTTTTTTTCAAGATCATCATAGTCATATTCTCTTGGCTTAAAATTATTGAATCTAAGTTTTTTAGGTTCATTTTTGGTAGCTGCTGGAGGAGGAGGTGTTTCTTTTGTTATATAATTGCCTTCAAGCACTTTAGGAAAATTATTAGGTTTTATAAACCAGTCAAATGTTATTATCCAGTTTCTATTGTTTTGACCTTTTAAGAAACTGCTTTTTTTAATATTCTCAATAGCCTTTAATATATCTTCAATTCCATATTCTTTAACCCTTGCATGTAGTAGCTTATATCTTATAGTCCCTGAATTTATTTTTTTAATTGCAGTAAGATTTAATCCATTCCATGCATCTATTACACGTTGCACCTCTGTGCTACTTACTATATCTTTAGATATAGTATTATCTACTGTAGTATTAATTGTATTATTATACTGTATTATTCTATTTGACTTTTCTGTCAATAGGGTTTTGACTTTTTGGTCAATAGGCTCTTGATTTTCTTGACATGAGGTATTGATATTTTTGTCAATACCTATTGATTTTTGAATATATATTTTTCTTCCTATAATTTCCCTGTTTTTATATACCATTTCGATTCTTATATATCCCCTATCTGATAAGTTCTTAATAAGCCTTGAAATAGTCTCCTTAGTAACTTTATAAAGTTCAGCAAAATAACTATTACTGGCCCAGCAATAGCCTTTATCATTAGTAAGCGCTGTAATCTCTCCATAAAGGAGTTTTGCTTTATCCTTGAGTTTATCATCATATCGTATCTCAGCTGGTATAATTGCATAATAAGCTTTTACCTCATTCATTTCATCACCTCATTCTCTATAAATCTTATATATACATCTGATGCAATTTTATAGTAATCTTTTGGAATTTTATTTTTATTTTTATCTTGTTTTTCAAAGCATGTTATTTTTATTTTTATGGTAGATATTCTTCCAAAATTTGATAATTTTACTTTAAGCACTCCATCTTTATCTATTTCAGAGTCTGTTACATAGCAGACTGCTTCAATTGCATTATTAGAAATTATTATTTTAGGGCCTACAGAAGAACTTTCTAAACCTTTCTTTACTCTTTCTACAGCTTTAGCAGCTTTAGAGATGTCATTAATCATATTAATGTCCTGTTTTCTTTCAACAGGCTGTTTAATTCCATTAACTAAGGTTTCAAGCTCTTCTTTATTATCTTTAGTATTCATATCCTTAATTTCTTCATGTATTGTGTTTTGTTCATTTTCAGTAAGACTGCTTAAGGTATGAGCCTGTGTAAGTGTAATTTCTTCTTTATCAAGCTTGTCTTTAAATTCTGGTATTA
It includes:
- a CDS encoding ParB N-terminal domain-containing protein — its product is MSYLKGLAERINGAVEKGFTEELDINCLVPSHNNFYGIRDIEELADSIKENGLMHNLVVRKTDEDKYEIISGERRYRALLSLGFKKVPCKVKDDLSDLDAELMLIKANAEQRELTPTEKMQGIKRLEEIYIKKRSKGAKLEGKTRDLIGKDLGMSGVQVGRYKKIEKDLIPEFKDKLDKEEITLTQAHTLSSLTENEQNTIHEEIKDMNTKDNKEELETLVNGIKQPVERKQDINMINDISKAAKAVERVKKGLESSSVGPKIIISNNAIEAVCYVTDSEIDKDGVLKVKLSNFGRISTIKIKITCFEKQDKNKNKIPKDYYKIASDVYIRFIENEVMK
- a CDS encoding helix-turn-helix domain-containing protein, yielding MNEVKAYYAIIPAEIRYDDKLKDKAKLLYGEITALTNDKGYCWASNSYFAELYKVTKETISRLIKNLSDRGYIRIEMVYKNREIIGRKIYIQKSIGIDKNINTSCQENQEPIDQKVKTLLTEKSNRIIQYNNTINTTVDNTISKDIVSSTEVQRVIDAWNGLNLTAIKKINSGTIRYKLLHARVKEYGIEDILKAIENIKKSSFLKGQNNRNWIITFDWFIKPNNFPKVLEGNYITKETPPPPAATKNEPKKLRFNNFKPREYDYDDLEKKLLGWDKND